The nucleotide window TGGAAGGCTTTTTTTCTAAAATAATTTGCAGATAACAAAAAAAGGTGTAATTTTGCAACCACGAAAAAGAAACGAAGTTCTTTAAAAAATGATCCGGTAGTTCAGCTGGTTAGAATGCCGCCCTGTCACGGCGGAGGTCGCGGGTTCGAGTCCCGTCCGGATCGCAGAAAGTTTTCTCAATTTACTTTAAAAAATTGATCCGGTAGTTCAGCTGGTTAGAATGCCGCCCTGTCACGGCGGAGGTCGCGGGTTCGAGTCCCGTCCGGATCGCAGAAGTTTTCTCAATTTCTTTTTTAAAAAATTGATCCGGTAGTTCAGCTGGTTAGAATGCCGCCCTGTCACGGCGGAGGTCGCGGGTTCGAGTCCCGTCCGGATCGCAACTACAATATCAAAGTAGTGCAAAAAGCTTTAAAACATATGTTTTAAAGCTTTTTTCGTTTTATGTCTATTCAAAGAAAGTTAAAAAAGCACAATTTGAAAGTGACCTATTCAGTGACCTGTTAAAATAGGTTTAAAAAGGTCACTGAAAATTCAACAAACCCTGTTCAGTAGCTAGTTCAGGAACTGAATATCTTGTGATAAGTTTTTGCTAAGATTAATTTTAAATCTCAAACCCTTTACGAAATGAACAAGACATTCAATTTACTTTTCTATGTAAAAAAAGCTAAAATCAATTCTTTAGGAGAGTCTCCTATTTACTTACGAATTACAATTGATGGCAAGATATCCGAGATAAGCACAAAACGTACAGTAAAGGCTTCAAAATGGAATTCTGCAATGCAGAAGGTTAGTGGCTCTTCTGAAGAATTTAGATCACTTAATTTTTATTTGAAAACTTTTGAGCAGAAAGTTTATGATGCCTATCACGAATTAATCAGAGATAAGGAAACAGTAACTTGTGAGACTCTTAAAAATAAGTTAGTTGGTAAAGGTAAATTGACCAGAATGCTCATTCCTATTTTTCAGGATCATAATGATCGAATGGAGAAACTGATTGAAAAAGAATTTGCACAAGGAACATTGACACGTTATAAAACATGTCTCAAACATACAAAAGATTTCTTGAAATGGAAATATAGTATTACCGACATTGAAATTAAAAAGATTGATTATGCTTTTCTAAATGATTTTGAATTTTTTTTAAGAACCGAGAGATCCTGCAACAATAATTCTGCTGTTAAGTATATTAAGAATTTTGGTAAGATTGTTCGTATTTGTCTTGCGAATGGATGGATAGAGCGAGACCCTTTTATGAACTATCATTCTAAGTTTAATGAAGTGACGAGAATGTTTCTTAATGAACAGGAAATTGAAGTGCTTTTTACCAAAGATTTTACAAATGAGAGATTGTCTTTGGTTAGAGATATTTTTCTGTTCAGCTGTTTCACCGGACTGGCGTACATTGATACCCAAAAACTAACATATCAAAATATCAATTTAGGTCTTGATGGCTCTCAATGGATTTATACCAAACGTCAGAAAACTAAAACTACTTCTAATATTCCCATACTTTCTCAAACAGAGAAAATTATTAAAAAATACAAAAATCATCCGGCTTGCCTTAATAGTGGAAAACTTCTGCCTATTCTTAGTAATCAAAAGATGAATGCCTATTTGAAAGAAATTGCAGATCTGTGTGGTATCAATAAGGAATTAACTTACCATATTGCACGCCACACTTTTGCAACAACCGTTACTTTATCTAACGGGGTCTCTATTGAAAGTGTAAGTAAAATGCTAGGTCATAAAAGTATTAAAACTACGCAGCATTATGCGAAGATATTAGATAGCAAAGTTAGTGAGGACATGATGTTACTTAAACAAAAATATCTTGACAAAAGAATGTAAAAAGATTTCTGAGATAATTAAATTATCAGACAAAGATAGTTGTATAGAGGATCTATATTCGAAGTTGATATGCCTTGTAAAGTAATGATACAGTTTTTTTAAAAAGATATTGAAATTTGTCTGTTAAGATTTCAAAAATGTCTTGAAGAAGACAAAACTTAAGTTCGACATCCTAAAAAAGCTGCTAGTCATCTTTTGTTAATAATCTTCATATATTTTTTATTTATATATCTTTCGATTTCCAAGAGAGATCGTAAGATTTGAATTTAGCAAAAAACATCCTAATATTTTTCCTGTAGGGAGTTGTGTGAGGTTAGCGGAGTATTTTTTATTGAAAAAGAAATCCAGCTTAATGATCAGAAAGAAAAACATTTTTTTCCAGAGATATCCTGTATTTATAAGTAAAGTTGTGAGAGATATAGCATCCTTCTTAGTGTCTAATAATTAGAAACAAAAGGAATGAGAGCTTCACATTCATTTATCACTGGATTTATGCGAGAAGATTGTCTTTAAAAGTTGTAAAGAAAAAATTTTAGAAAATTATTAATAATGTGTATGATTTTGTCTCAAAGATGGTAACAAGTTCAAAATATAATTTTATAAAAAATAGAAGTTATATCCTGATACCTTTTTTAAATATAATTTGTAAAAAGCTATTAAATCTTTTTGTATTTCAAATTTAATATCGTAATATTGCGATATTAAATAATTAAGTATGGGGCTTACAAAATCAGATATGTTTTCAGATGAACAAAATAAATTAGCTTCTTTGTTTAAAGTTTTTGGACATCCTGCAAGGGTAGCTATACTTCAATATATTATCAATCAAAAATCCTGCATTTGCAATGATTTGGTGGATAAATTAGGTTTGGCGCAAGCGACAATCTCGCAGCATTTAAAAGAGTTGAAATATATGGGTATTATACAGGGTACAATAGATGGAAAATCAGTTTGTTATTGTATAGAAGAAAAGAAATGGAAAGAGATACAAGAGTATTTCAATCAATTCTTTGAACAGGAAGTAAAAGTAAATCAATGCTGTTAAAGGCATTTTTTTACATTCCTTAATATCGTTATATTGCAATATTATGTATCGATTAAATTTGTATATCAAAAATAGAATTCCAAAGTATAGAAAAATATCATAATAAAATAGAAGATTTATGAAACTATCAGACATCAAAGAAATCTTACCAACATTAGATAATGTTGAATTTCAATTAGAGAACGGAATATTTGTACCAGAACACTTTCACGTTACAGAAGTGGGTGTAATTACAAAGAATTTCATCGATTGTGGTGGAACAATCAGAAATGAAAAAGTGGTCAACTTTCAATTATGGAATGCAGATGATTACGAGCATAGATTAAAGCCGACCAAACTATTAAACATCATCAAGTTATCTGAAGAAAAATTGGGAATGGAAGATGCTGAGATAGAAGTAGAATATCAAAGCGGAACAATTGGCAAGTACGATTTGGAGTTTAACGGGAAAACATTTGTACTAAAAAATAAAACGACTGCGTGTTTGGCTCAGGATGCTTGTGGCATTCCTTCAGAGAAACAAAAGAAAAATTTGACTGAATTATCTGTAAACAATTCAAACGCTTGTACGCCAGGAGGTGGTTGTTGTTAATATCTTAATAAGTAAAACAAAATTCAAAACATAAAAATCAATAAAAATGAAAATTGCATTATTCAGCGACATTCACGCCAATCTACCTGCCTTAGAAGCATTCTTTGAAGATGTAGAAAAAAGAAACCCCGACAGTATTTATTGCTTAGGCGATTTGGTAGGTTATAATATTTGGGCAAATGAAGTTGTAAACGAAATCCGTAAAAGGAAAATACCAACCATTGCAGGAAATTATGATTTTGGCATCGGGCGTATGAGCAACGATTGTGGATGTGCGTACAAAACAGACGGGGAAAAAGATAATGGGAAAATCTCTATTTCATTTACCAACTCTATTATGAAAGATGAAGAAAGAGCCTATTTGCGTACACTTCCTGCACATATCAAAGTAGAATTTCAATTGAATGAAGATAAGCTCAATTTATTATTAGTACACGGAAGTCCAAGAAAAATAAATGAATATTTATTTGAGGATAGAGAAGAAAAAAGTATGCTCAGAATTATGGAACAGGCGGACGCGGACATTTTGTGTTTCGGGCATACACACAAGCCATACCACCGTATTTTAAATTCTGGTATTGACGGAAAAAATCATTTCAGACACGCCATCAATATTGGTTCGGTAGGTAAACCTAAAGATAATGATGTAAGAGGTGGCTACGTGATGCTTACAATCAATGAAGATAGTTCAGTACTAGATAAAGATAGTATCAGTGTAGAATTTATACGCTTTGATTATGATATTGAAAAATCAGCAAAAGCAGTTGAAGAAAGCCCACTACCAAACGAATACGCAGAAAATTTAAGAAGAGGTTATTAATCCTAAAAATGATAAAAAGGAACTTCCAAACGATATAAAGTATTCAAAAGAACATACTTGAATTAAAGTACAAGAGAATATTGGTACAATAGGCATCACAGAATTTGCACAAAGTGAATTGGGCGAAATTGTAAATGCAGACTTACCGAATGTTGGATATAATTTTCAGCAGGATGAAGTATTCGGCTCTGTTGAAGCGGTTAAAACGGTCAGGGATTTATTTATGCCCGTATCGGGTAAAATCATTGAAACAATCGACCTACTATTGAAAGCACCTACACTTATCAATGACAACCCATATAAAGATGGTTGGTTGATAAAAATTGAAATCAAAGACCTTACAGAATTAGAAAACTTATTGACAGCAAACCAATATAAAGAACTTACAAATTAGCAACGCTATGCAACCAAAACTAAAATTTCTTGACCGTTACCTTACCTTATGGATATTCCTTGCAATGGCAGTTGGTATAGGATTGGGACATTTCTTTCCGGGTATTTCAAAAATTACGGATGCTCTTTCAGCCGGCACCACAAACATTCCTTTGGCAATAGGTCTGATACTGATGATGTACCCACCATTGGCAAAAGTAGATTACTCATTATTGCCCCAAGCATTTAAGGATAAAAAAGTAATCGGCATATCGTTGTTTCTGAATTGGATTATCGGTACTTTGCTGATGTTCGGATTAGCCGTTTTGTTTCTACGAAATGAACCCGATTATATGACAGGCTTGATACTGATAGGTTTGGCAAGATGTATCGCAATGGTAATCGTATGGAGTGATTTAGCTAAAGCAAACAGAGAATATACAGCTATGTTAGTGGCATTAAATAGTATCTTCCAGATGCTTTCTTATAGCTTCTTAGTTTGGTTATTTATTAATGTGTTACCGAGTAAATTAGGATTGGCAAATTTCAATGTAAGTGTATCAATGAAAGATGTTACAATAAGCGTATTGATATATTTAGGCATTCCATTCTTAGCGGGTTTTATAAGCCGTTATGCATTGGTAAAATCAAAAGGGATAGAATGGTATAACAGGGAATTTGTACCCAAAATATCGCCCATTACATTATATGCTTTACTGTTTACCATAGTATTAATGTTCAGCTTGAAAGGCGATAAAATATTAGAGTTACCAATGGATGTAATAAAAGTAGCCATACCACTAATTATCTATTTTATACTAATGTTCTTCGTTAGTTTCTTTATCAATAAAGCCTTAAAAATTCCTTACGACAAAAACGCATCCATCGCATTTACAGCCACAGGAAACAATTTTGAATTGGCTATAGCAGTAGCAATATCTATTTTCGGTATCTATTCCCCACAAGCATTTGTGGGAGTTATTGGACCGTTGGTAGAAGTTCCCGTCTTGATACTATTGGTAAAGGTAAGTTTGTGGTTAAACGTGAGAGATAGTAAAAAAAAAATGAGTTAAATTTGAATAGTACAAAAAATTAAAGAGATATGTCATTATCTGATAGAAAAAATCATTGGGAAAAAATATACAATACCAAAGCTTTGGAAGAAGTAAGCTGGTATCAGCCTACACCCG belongs to Chryseobacterium gleum and includes:
- a CDS encoding site-specific integrase — protein: MNKTFNLLFYVKKAKINSLGESPIYLRITIDGKISEISTKRTVKASKWNSAMQKVSGSSEEFRSLNFYLKTFEQKVYDAYHELIRDKETVTCETLKNKLVGKGKLTRMLIPIFQDHNDRMEKLIEKEFAQGTLTRYKTCLKHTKDFLKWKYSITDIEIKKIDYAFLNDFEFFLRTERSCNNNSAVKYIKNFGKIVRICLANGWIERDPFMNYHSKFNEVTRMFLNEQEIEVLFTKDFTNERLSLVRDIFLFSCFTGLAYIDTQKLTYQNINLGLDGSQWIYTKRQKTKTTSNIPILSQTEKIIKKYKNHPACLNSGKLLPILSNQKMNAYLKEIADLCGINKELTYHIARHTFATTVTLSNGVSIESVSKMLGHKSIKTTQHYAKILDSKVSEDMMLLKQKYLDKRM
- a CDS encoding ArsR/SmtB family transcription factor translates to MGLTKSDMFSDEQNKLASLFKVFGHPARVAILQYIINQKSCICNDLVDKLGLAQATISQHLKELKYMGIIQGTIDGKSVCYCIEEKKWKEIQEYFNQFFEQEVKVNQCC
- a CDS encoding DUF6428 family protein — encoded protein: MKLSDIKEILPTLDNVEFQLENGIFVPEHFHVTEVGVITKNFIDCGGTIRNEKVVNFQLWNADDYEHRLKPTKLLNIIKLSEEKLGMEDAEIEVEYQSGTIGKYDLEFNGKTFVLKNKTTACLAQDACGIPSEKQKKNLTELSVNNSNACTPGGGCC
- a CDS encoding metallophosphoesterase family protein, which produces MKIALFSDIHANLPALEAFFEDVEKRNPDSIYCLGDLVGYNIWANEVVNEIRKRKIPTIAGNYDFGIGRMSNDCGCAYKTDGEKDNGKISISFTNSIMKDEERAYLRTLPAHIKVEFQLNEDKLNLLLVHGSPRKINEYLFEDREEKSMLRIMEQADADILCFGHTHKPYHRILNSGIDGKNHFRHAINIGSVGKPKDNDVRGGYVMLTINEDSSVLDKDSISVEFIRFDYDIEKSAKAVEESPLPNEYAENLRRGY
- a CDS encoding glycine cleavage system protein H; the encoded protein is MGEIVNADLPNVGYNFQQDEVFGSVEAVKTVRDLFMPVSGKIIETIDLLLKAPTLINDNPYKDGWLIKIEIKDLTELENLLTANQYKELTN
- the arsB gene encoding ACR3 family arsenite efflux transporter; translated protein: MQPKLKFLDRYLTLWIFLAMAVGIGLGHFFPGISKITDALSAGTTNIPLAIGLILMMYPPLAKVDYSLLPQAFKDKKVIGISLFLNWIIGTLLMFGLAVLFLRNEPDYMTGLILIGLARCIAMVIVWSDLAKANREYTAMLVALNSIFQMLSYSFLVWLFINVLPSKLGLANFNVSVSMKDVTISVLIYLGIPFLAGFISRYALVKSKGIEWYNREFVPKISPITLYALLFTIVLMFSLKGDKILELPMDVIKVAIPLIIYFILMFFVSFFINKALKIPYDKNASIAFTATGNNFELAIAVAISIFGIYSPQAFVGVIGPLVEVPVLILLVKVSLWLNVRDSKKKMS